In one window of Lampris incognitus isolate fLamInc1 chromosome 3, fLamInc1.hap2, whole genome shotgun sequence DNA:
- the kiss2 gene encoding kisspeptin 2, whose protein sequence is MRILALVLVCALCRQDGTFGGSLHDFGSSQWTHTTGQGAARFLQLLEAKRGDVTHLLTEDSNLCLSLREDQDHQQLLCNDQRSKFNFNTFGLRFGKRYSTYPPKGARTRRLRPFFLYPRELEVS, encoded by the exons atgaggaTTTTGGCACTTGTCCTGGTCTGTGCGCTTTGTCGTCAGGATGGGACGTTTGGAGGATCTCTGCACGACTTCGGATCCTCACAGTGGACACATACGACAG gTCAAGGAGCTGCACGATTTCTCCAGCTCCTCGAAGCCAAGAGAGGCGACGTAACCCATCTTTTGACAGAGGACTCCAACTTGTGTCTGTCTTTGAGAGAAGACCAAGACCACCAGCAGCTCTTGTGCAACGACCAGCGGAGTAAATTCAACTTCAACACGTTTGGGCTGCGCTTTGGAAAGCGTTACAGTACTTATCCCCCCAAAGGGGCCAGAACAAGAAGGTTACGGCCCTTTTTTCTGTATCCACGAGAACTCGAGGTGTCCTAA